The genomic region tcctgcGTAGTCCACTTCTGCGCAGTATTCGCAGGCTTCCACAacaagttttatatttattatattatatatttccaCATcccaaataataatgataattagtAGATAGAGAAAtcgagatagagatagatagatagatagacagagatatagatagatagatagatagatagatagatagatagatagatagatagatgtataaATAGATAGACAGGCAGATAGACAGACGTGTGCATtctgtccagcagggggcgctgtttccATTCCTCATCAGGGACTGGGGCTCGTCCTGTTTGCGGCTGCGCTCACTCAGCGACCCTCAAACCCGGATGTAACCAACGCCTAAGCTGCCAGAAGAAAAGCGGTGAGTAGAGTCAGAGAAACTGTGTGAAGATGATAATTTAGACCAAATCAAACCTCCGGACACACGCAGCGGAGTCTCCCGAGTAGTGTGAAGTCTCGACGGGGAGGAAGGGCGTGTTTGTCGGGTTTATAAATCCGCGGTACGGGGCTAAAACTTCCTCTGCCATAGAGAAGGACTGAGAGTTGGCTAACGTGGCTGTGGTTGTTGAAGTTGTCACAACTGCTGGTCGAGACTTTAATTTCTCCCGGTTACGGTTCTAAACCCACCTGTGTTTAGTGTGATAAACGAGCTAGCTGACACATTAGCTTGACAGTTGACAGACTCTGTCCTCACTTCACCGATCTGAGCTAACACAGCCACTAAATAATCACAACCTGGCTCTGCGCcttcttctccgtctctcttctgtgttttcaatgtttgtttgttttgtttagctGAAGGTTCTAATCCGTTTTCGTGGCTCCACGTTTTAGCCgaagaaatgtgtttatttagcgGAAGTTTGGGGCAGTATCCGTTTCTATATGACGCCGGGCGTATAGGCCGTGGTTTCTTCAACATCTGTGGTATGTAGCACCCAGTATGCGGAAGTGATTCACTGTCATCAATAAACCTTTGCTCGCACATGTTACAACAGGCCTGACGTTCAGATCGCTCTCATTTTTCAATCAGCAGCCAATACAGCCACAAATACACTAATCGAGTAACACACTCAGCATCAGGAAGACCAGACACAACATGAAATCACTTCCTCTATTTCTTTAATGCTCAACAAGGATTTGATGGCTGATATTACTAAGTATGTTTCATATGTAACACATTAGGAACTTTACACCACTTTATTAGGTTAATTTAGCTATTTCAGATATAACAGTGCTGCTGTTAATAGGACTGGGGAATAAAACAACAGCAATATCATCACAAAATAATTTTCATTAAAAGAAATATAAGTGTACGATACCATATCTAAGAAAAGTTCACTACATACTTCTTATGCTTTATGCGAGCATGGTGAGGAGATATAATacacaattgtttttttcattttgtattggaattttaagatttgtaaaatgtttcattCTCCGCTAAcaaaaagagtttaaaaccacaaccgtccaaaaatcgttttttattctaaactgaaataataatgtgatggTTTGATATTGACTTATTAACAGATTTATCTGGATGCCATATAGCCCTGCCCTAGCAGTAAATCTTTTATatccttttctgttttatacAGAGGTTCATCTCTTATTCAGCTTAAACTACTTTATGCTTTTAAAAGTTTACAATATTTTACGCTTTAATATTTTTATGCTGCTTAACTGTACATTTGTGCTTTTTTATCTCTAATGCACAAAATTATAGGAATATTGTTACTGATCGTTGAATGTGAAATAGATATTTAACTGTTAGAGATGGTTTGGGATAAGCTAATTTTAACTtctttatatatgtattattgTGCAGTTTAATCTTTGCCAAATGCATCATAAGCGCATCGTGCTTACCTTTAGTTAAATGttcttaaatataaatgtacttTCCTCCACTTCCCCTATAAAAAATTATGGATTTATAGCCCAACACACTTCCCGGTTTGTTGCTGTTTATATTGCCTGCTCGGTTCTTCATGTGTTAGTCACTCGCTGTATAAAAAGCCATCCGTGACCCTACTAAGCATTTCTTGTGTGTTACTTCCCCTCTGCATCTGGCTGACTGTCCAGTCTGCTGCAGATCATGTTGACACACATGTGATGTTTCCTATTTTCTATTTTCCCCACTGCAGATGCAGACTATAAAATGTGTAGTGGTAGGAGACGGTGCAGTAGGAAAGACCTGCCTACTGATCTCCTACACAACCAACAAGTTCCCCTCAGAATATGTGCCCACGGTAAGAACATGTTAAAAAGAACTGCACACAGTTAACACATTGACTCAGAAGCACCGTTTAATCAGACGTGTTGGATTTGACAAATaatcttttctgttttctcaaaGGTTTTTGATAATTATGCTGTGACGGTGATGATTGGGGGGGAGCCCTATACACTCGGCCTTTTTGACACAGCAGGTAACACGAGGGTCTTCCAAACTCTCTTCTTTTCTGTCTCATTTCTGCCACCctgaaactaaactaaaaacTTCCCCTGCTCTTTCTATCTTGTGACTGCCACCCTCAGGTCAGGAGGATTATGACAGGCTGCGTCCTCTCAGTTACCCACAGACAGACGTGTTCCTCGTATGTTTCTCTGTCGTCTCCCCCTCATcttttgaaaatgtcaaagaaaaggTCAGTTTCTAATAATTTATCTTTCATTGGGAAAAATAACATGACCTTGATTTTTGactcaaacaaactggtgaaTAAATCGGTCATTTTGTGTTTAATTTccctatttattattttcttaattaatcTATACATTTTCTTCGTCTATAACTTGTACCATTTTCCCTAAGTTGAGGtcattattgtattgtattgctTGACCAACAGCCCTGAACCCAAACATAAACCTTTTACTGTCACTTGACACAGAAAAGTGACAAATCTGCACATTTAAGTTGTTAGAACAATATATAGTTTTGCCCTAAAAAATCTACTTATCCAATTAGTTAATTAAATAATGTTATTTTCTCTCaattgactgattgattaatCACCTAATCATTTAAGCTCTGATGACGTATGATGGGCTGAGGGTTGTATCAAATTGTTTTGATACTTGAACAGATATTGTTCACGCAGTAAAATACTGATATTAAAACGATCAATTTAACAGCTCGACACATTAAGAAAAACACTTTCCTCTGCAATATCCTTTTATAAATAAGCCAAAGTTCTCAAACTGAATATTGTTGAAACATAAACTGTGTAAGAGCTACCTTTACAAAATTacagtttaaaatgttgatCCTTCTGTATAGTAAAGAAACAAATCCGACCAGACATTTAATACCAGATctccatttttatatattttgttctataAACACATCTAGTTCAATAACaatataaattaattattaataatcttttatatcactttctttttttcagtggGTTCCTGAGATTTCTCACCACTGCCCACGCACACCCTTCCTGTTAGTGGGCACACAGATGGACCTGCGGGAAGACAGCAACACAATTGAGAAGCTGGCAAAGAACAAACAGCGGCCCCTCTATCCTGAGATGGGAGAGAAGCTGGCACGTGAGCTCAAGGCCGTCAAATACGTGGAGTGCTCTGCTCTGACACAGGTGTGTGGCAAATTTTCACAACCCTTCAAAAGTGAAAGTCAAGCATTCATTTGTAAATTTCTCTTTTTaacatgtgttttctctcttctttttcttcttcttcttcttcttcttcttcttcttcttcttcgagcAGCGAGGGCTTAAGAATGTGTTTGACGAGGCGATCCTGGCAGCATTGGAGCCTCCAGAGACCAAAACCAAGAGAAAGTGCATTCTCCTATAGACGAACAACCACATTGAGAGACGTGATAGTGTAAGAAATAGCTGTGGTGAATCGAAACACCGGAGCAATCAATGGCCATTATGAATAAAAGGACAAAACAAAAGGGGAAGGGAGGTACAATGCCATTGAGACTTATTCTAATACACACGTACACTGATTGTGCCTTCAATATAAACATTGAAAGAGGCTGAGCAGCGAAACTTCAGCAGTAAATCCAGCAAGTGTCACCTATCTCCTTTTCTGAAAGCTTTTCCAAACTGCAGTGTTGTCTCTACAAACATTCAGGTGGGGCGGGCCCCCCCTGCCTGTCACTGTcgctccattttttatttttttaaagaaagattCATTTCTATAGTTGCCTTTAGCTTCCTCTGTGTTTTACCTCCTGCAGTCATTTGGGGCTTTTAAACACTCGAGTTACATTTAACATTAAGTTTTTAGTGAACTTTAGTTAGTACATTTAAGGGGGCAACTTAATGTTAAATGGTGTTTGCTTTCTTTTCGGACCCTTGTGGATTGAATAATGAAAGCATGAGAGATTCATTGTCACTCCAAACAAAGGTAGCTCTCTGAAATGATTTCTCTCTTCCAAACTTTGGTGAGAGGCCaagtacattttcaccaattcctCTTCTGTAGATGACGTTTgaatttctattttattctccTTTTGTTTATACTGTGTTAATTCTGTGACTTTGTTTTGGGATttattttgttgcatttattcattttgaaacttgactttttattttatccagATTTTTTTCTATTGCTAGACTACCAACTTTGAGTCAACgataatataacaaattaagttGTGATATTTTCAAAAGATCTCAACCTGGACTGAGAATGAGATGATAACCTTTGATAGTAAATTTCTGGGTGTTTGTAATCACAggatatttttaataaaaatggtTCAATGACATGCAACGTAGCCCTTTCTTATTATGTTTGAAGGAAAATATGTTTACCACATTCTCTTCTATATGAAGGAAAGACAATCTTTTAAAGCAACAGCATGttacttttactgagcaacatgTGGTGATAAGTTCTATTGGGTTCTGTGTCCAAGCAATTAAGTCCTTTCatttagaaaacaaacaaagcctGTCATTGTGTTGACTGGAGCGCTGGCGGCCtagtcccactcactgaactgaaacacaactgaacgctggatattacccatgatccccagcTGCCTGAACCagatgagctgctgctgtaacaaatacTCCAAACTCGgtttagaattcttcatattttaagttTGAGTGGTTGAGATAAAAGCAGCTTTTCAACGActtctactttttttttaactgatccaAAGTTTGGAATCACTCAGCGATGTATGTAACACCAGTTGAGTGTTTGTGATTGGGCCTCTACAGCAAGATGTACAAAGAACTGCTCGCCAGAGATTCACATCAACACCCTTGTGTATGCAGAGAAGGGCCGCATCTAAAATTTAAACAATTTGTGCAGAGCTGCACGCTGACTAATCCTCCTCCTGTGTGAAGGGAGGTTTGAAACAGAATAGAGAACCACACAAATTTAagtgaagagaaagaaacattGCTCCTAGGGCCTCTAGTGGTCAAAAATCCACAGGTCACCTTTAACTGAGCAGCTAGCCCATGTGCTTTAGTCAAGATCTTTGTCAATAAGAAACTTAAGAAGCATCGGTTGGATAAAACTACTGTTGTTTATTAGATTTATTGATCAAACCAAAAAGCACTGCTCCTGCAGGAGCGCACAGAagagaggacgggggggggggggggggggacaacactCAAGACAGACACTGATGTGAGTAGATGTTCTAGTCCTGCTGTTTGTTACATCACTGTCGGAGGCTGACGTGAAGATTTACGAATAAATAAACCAGGGCAGAGAAGAAGActataaatacagtaaatgttcAACGACCTGCTAGTCTATGATACAATGCAAAGAGTTTGCATGAAACAAAAAATAGTGCCTCTGTGTTAGTTCTGTTACGTTCAGCTTTTAAAGCCTTGTTGTGTTGTGAGATGtgagaggagctgtgtgtgtgtgtgtgtgtgtgtgtgtgtgtgtgtgtgtgtcatagacGACTTGTCTGTCTCAGAGTTAGTGTCGAGTAAGTTcaagagaagagaaagtgaTTTTACCTTCTGCCTTATTCACTGTTCatactttttgttatttttttagatCTTTGCATTAACTTTGCAGCTTTTATAACAGAATCGTCAAACTTCACTCTACAGCTGCGGCGGAGGTTAGTTACACTGAGGCTACCAGCGGATCATCTGCCGTCTCTGTCGTCTTTAATTCGTCTAGTGTGCAGGAGAGTCTGTCTACTGGTTTTGCTCATGTCTTTTCCTGTCGGCCTGACCTTGTGTGAGCTGTCTTACACTCTGCAGGTGTGAATGGTGACTGTGTTCTTGCACTGCTGGCAGCGGACGGAGCAGCACCAGGAGAACTTGCAGGAGCAGCGCTGCACCACCTCCGCCCGACCTGCTCTATATCCTGGGCCGCAACACACCAGCTCGCAGCCATCTGGTGCCAGCCGAGAGGTTCCtgcgttttttttaaaaggactGCAGAATCAATACCCGTAATTTATCAAGTATGTTTTTAATTCTGGATCGTATTCAACTTGTCGTTCATCTTACCGTTACATCTCCTGCCAGCAGTCCCAGGGATACCGTTCTCAGGGTCAAGGTGGCAGAAATCTGGAGAGGGCGAAAGGTACAGAAGGTCTCTGGCAGCAGGGGGTTTGACCTGGGGGTCACGGGGGAGCAGGGCAGTCCTGGATCCTATACGAGTCAGACGGACCTAAGAGGAGGACCATGTCAGATTGGGGACATTATTAAGGTTTCAGAGGATCATGAAGGGTCTTAAACAAACAGAAGGTGTTTGCTGATACCTCCGTGGCTCCATCAAAGCGTTCCTTGAGCCCAACGCCGACACGCCGGAATGGAGGCATGACCTTCCAGCAGGTCCTCAACTCGCAGGAGCCGGAGACGCCGTGACACTTACACTCCACCTGCATGTTGTGAAGGATGGCCTGAGGGGGACAGGATGGTGAACGTAAGAGGAGCTGATTGTCATCATATTCTCACAGATCGACGTGTTGGGAGTGAACAGAACCAACCTTTCGACCAGCCTCATTGTTGTGGAGATTCATGAGTGGTCGTCCGGCTGACAGACCCTTGGCTCGCTCTGGTTCGTCCACAAACGTCTGGGAGAAGGCCACGCCGTAGGACAGGTTGTCGCTGCAGCCGGACCACTGGAAACCTGCAGTGGGACATTGGAAGACTGTGGTTTGGACAATTGGATCCTCAGAACTCTTTCTCTTTATGTTTTTAAGTTGACAATCGAAAAAAACTTTTAATGGGATCACATAAGGCAGAAACAAGTGCTTCACTGCTGTCTGCGGCTGCAACACTTCATACATCTGGCCCCTATGGTCCTAGTGACACACCAGGATGTAGACGTATATGCCGTGAGTTTCAACAAGCAGAAAACTCGAGCAGTTTTCTGCTCTGTGTGGATTTACCAGCTCCATTTTCATGCAACAGACTCCAAGCTCACCCTCAGGACTGACCCCCCTGACCTTCCTGTCACAGCCACACCTCTCCAGCTCCCCGCGGGTGCAGGCCCGGGTCACAGCCACCGCCACCGCCGCGGAGGACAACGCGTGCACAAAGGCCGCCTCACGAGTGCCTGAATTCAGAATAGAAAACAGGATGCAGGAATAAAAGTTGGCTCAATGTGTCAGCAGGAAATTCTGCGTGAGAATGCGTTACGACAATAATGATCGTACCTTGGTTCATAACTCTGCCAAATACATTGATCCCACGTGGGGTGGTGGAACAGTTCCAACGGCGGTTCCTGAACTGGTGCTGGCACTGGGATAGACAGGAATATGCATCAAAACACATTATCACAAGTTATCACAAAACTGCTGGGGGTGCATGCGAGTCATGACCCTCTATGTGCTCTCTGGTTGTACCTCTTCTATGACCATCTCCGCTGCCTTGCGCACGGACTCCATGACCTCCCCCCGCGCCCTGCACACCCCCACCTGCCCGGGGGTCAGCCCCCTCAGCCGTGCACATGGGGCAGCACCAGACACAGGCCTGGAGCGAGGCAGCCTGGCCAGGGAGCTGGGACAGAGAAATGGTGATTGGTGGTGTGACTCAGACCAGACGTGAAGGGTAAGAAAGGAAGGTGCATAATTAagcggagggagggagtgaaagaagaaaacaggatGAAGAGGTAACGACCGGGCAGAGTTTTAGAGAGGACGGAAACAAGGGCAACACAGGCGGAGAAGACAGAGACGACACAGTGAAggcggagagaaagaaaagagagaaaggtcaccagcagtgagacaaagagagagaggcgagCAACTGAAAGAGATTTAGAGACATGTCACCATCTTTTAAAAGTTACAGCATGACAAACAAACTCCCTCTCTCCATTCCTCGCTCGCACGCTACACTTACAGCCAGTTGGTTGCCATGGTGGGGTTGGCTGCCCAtagcaacaggaggaggagtggtgcCGAGAGATTGACAGTGGAGACAGTTGGCATCAgactgtccgtctgtctgtccgtctccgTGCGTCAGGCTGGGTCTCTGGACAGCACACTGCCCGTCTCCACAGTGGAAGCTGATCTGCCCGTCTGCCTGTTGTCTGCTGTGCTGTTGGTTTATGGGTCAGATCCTGGGTCTGGGGATGATCCCACATATCTGCACAAATGACAAGATGACAGAATAGAAACATCCAGCGCTGACATGTCTAATCATCCTGTTCAATGTCCTTTCTAATAAACTTCAAGGAAAATTCACATAATCAGTGTTTCAGAGTTTATATCACATGAGCATGCAGTTGTTTCTTCAAAAGTTAACAAGTTACTATAGACATTTTGTATTCATCCAAGACCAGACCTAGTATTTTGAACAAACATTCatcaaaaagtatttttacCAGTTAAAATCTCATCCTAGGTTGCAAAAGTAACACTGATTCTTACCAGTTCAAAGTATTGTGATATCCAGTGATTCCTCCGTTTGGTTGGAAGAATAGTTTCTCCAAATTTCAATTAGAAAAGTCGCTCATCAGTTTCTTTTCAAACGCCGTCAGTGACAGCAAACGCATGCTCAGGGTGTTTTACCAACTCCAAGCAAAACTCCTGATCCTCTTAGATACAAAGATTTGTCCTCGTCTCCAATTCAATTGGACAAATTAGTAAAAAATCTACGCCCCCCATCAAAAATTTGAAATCCAATTAaagatttgagtttttttttttaagatataatGGCCCAATCACATTGGGTCAGCGGGTACTGAGGTCAGTCCGAGGAAAACCAAAGTGTCCATTCCAGGTTGGAAGAGGAAGAATGAGTGAGAGCAGAGAGCTGGGAGTGATGGGTTATATAGGAGGTAGAGGGtgagggtgggagagagaggacaggcgCGAACCTGGGTGTGGAGTGATgccgagggaggaggaggaggtggaggaggtggaggctttGGAACAGGATAATAGTTGTACTACGCAAGTACTAATAGTGTAAGTTTGCTCTGTATTGTGCTTGTCTGACATGAGACCTAAATTCTGAGCTTCCACTggagacacaaagatgcagtCCTCAAAGTGATAAGTCCTCTCCCATGTTTGTTggcatgtgattgtgtgtccagGATTCAATCTGCtgcaagaaaacaaagacaCGCAATGACAACACAAATTCCAcccttttgtttcttttattgacATCATTACGGAATCCATGCAGGACTATTGATCCACGTGTTGTCCTGCGACATCTTCCCATCAAAATCAATGACGCGGTGTTtccgtgtgcatgtgtatggaTGTGAGAAAGTGTCTTACCTAATGTTTAATTTTCCCAAACTTTGTTGCTCATTTTACaagtcccccctcctccccttcctccatcTCCCCCGCATTTGCCCTctcgttctccctctctcccactcccTATATTGTCTTAGAAGAAGGGGTGACATTTAGACAAGGGGAAGAAAACACAGTGGCGACAAATATTGGAACGAAGGCAAATAAATCACAAGATGGGAGGGAGAGGCgggcaggaggagagagcggATGGGTGCTGCACCGGGGTTATAGGGAAGAGCAGCggagaaaaacaaagcaggtTTGTCGAAAATAgatatgaggaaaaaaaatttATGAAGTGTGGGTTTAATATTGAAGGAGGCTAAAAAACTATTTActttaaatattgaattattatatttttgtgaAGGAACAGGCAGCTTATCATGTCAACTATATTGCAgcttgcttttttatttattgcaaaTCAGTTGCATTGAGAAAAAGTTGAATCCTAATTTCATTCTATGACAGTAGGGCCACTTAAAGAGATAAAAATAGGagattttgaaaataaagttataatataaCGAGGATAGAAACCAGAGATGACTTTCAGAGTGAGACTCTAtcctcccacagacacacacatacacacacacacacacacacacacaccagttccCCTGTCTATATCTGTAAAGACAGGTTTCTTGTAGGCCCCTTCCCTCCTTTTTTTGTCCTCCTCATGTCGTATTCCTCCTTTGTGTCCCCCGGTTTCTCCAAGTGACGTCTTCCACTGTCTCCCACAGCAACACCATGGTGATGAGCTGGCCACTGTCATGTCCGGCGCCTCTGTTGTGCTCATCCCTTCACCCCTCTCTCGTAAATAACttgccctctttttttttatctttatctttcccCCATTTTGTGTACCTTGTATCATGCTGAAATGGTCCGGTGCTGATTGACTGTAGCCAGGCTGCAGAGCCTAAAGAGACGCTTGTTAAAGCGTCAGCATTCCCTCAGTTATAGAGGCTGAGACAGACTTTGAGAGACAGTGAGGTGGGGCGACTGCACTGGTTTCACTTTGTCCACTGATGCCCTCCAAGGGATGGACGATTGGCCTCATTCAAAGATGGCTGCCGCAGGGTAAATCTGGACTTCATGAACTCATCGGCCCCAAGGTCATTATGAGACAGAAACGTGACCCCCCACCTTTCGCTCTCTCCCTCATTCTGCGTCGGCCCCTCTCTGCACTTGAGGGCTACCTGCCTCTGCCGCCATGGGCACGGATGGAATAATCATATCAGGCAGAAAGATGACTGCTGTGCATGAGCACGCTCGCGTTGCTCAGGCATCTCTGCCAACAAAGAGCTGAGTGCACGGCTGTGTATGGATGTGTGCGGAGCGCGTGCGTGAATATTATGGGATGTCGGGCGGTGGTGTTGTCAGGCaggggagtgtgggggggggggggggggaggcaagGTGGGGGCGGTGAGCTGTGCGCTcatggggggggagggggcagaGGGAATGGACGACCCATGAATATTATGGAGTGATGGCGGTGCggtaggggggagggggggggtaggTGTGCAGTGCGTGTGAGCTGGTAACATAGCAGTGTATATGGGATGGAGGGAAAATAAGGAGGTGTTGGTGACGGTGCTGCACGTGCACGCGCATACATGCCTGGGTAAGGGGCATTCAAGCGATAGTAACAGACAACAGCCAGACACAGGCCCTTGTTTCTGTGTGATCTGCATGTACAGTGCATGGGGAATACTGCACAGCGGCCATTGGAgtgcaggaagcaggagaaggccTCTGTGCTCAGAGGAGCATCTCGCATACAGCAGGAATCTTTGTCACAATACATCAAAGAAAAGTATTTGTTTCTATACGAACATGGAAAGACTGAAATAAATGCAGCTTATGTATGAAatgctgtttttagttttcactgATCATAAGTGCAGCTCTGGTCCTGAGGGAGCGGAGCCCAGACGTACAAGTCAGAAGGatttctctgcagaggaagtTAAGGATCACATCCCTGTTTAGCTTTGGGAGGAATCAGTGATATCGCTCCTACTGGAAACAATTGTATCATGTAAAGTGAACCATAATCCATGGTGACCAGTCTCACTCATGCCCTGACAAGACTTTCCGTGGAGCTATCAGGCTAAACCATCACATGATGTACAGCCGGACATTCAAACCAGCAAACTCTATCTGAAATTCCTGTAGCGATGCCAAAGTTTCTTGTTTACTGATCGTTCTGTCCTAAAAGAAATGGAGTCTTGGGATTGCATTTTTTTCCCTCGGCGTAAACACAGTAAAAACCTCAATAAAGATCTGCAAGTGGAATTTACTGGATGTGAAACTGCCAGCCGCTGTGGAATAACTTATACAAATACCTTGACCACTGAAAAAGCTCCAAAGCGGAAGGGAAAACCAAATTTGTGCATTGGTGTGGGTACCATGCAGGACCATAGCATTCAGACTGTCTCTCATAACCAAATGAGATCAGGTGTGAAAATGAGTGTTTCATGCGCGGCCTTCAAATGCTCCTTCTAAGCCCTCATTAGAGTTCCATTCaagtattatttattcatttgatcgTAGAATTCAAGCAGCACAAAGCTCCGATGTGCTGCAGCACCacaagaaagtgaagaaaagtGCAGCAGCTGTATAATAGATGTTTAAGTTAATTTCTAGTACCATTGGAAAAAGGCCATTTCATCACAATTGCATTTTTACTACTTTAATGGTGTCTGGTGTGCAGCAGCTCCGGCTCTTCTTTGTTGTTCTCCAAACAGAACTTTCCAGGCAGCACTTAGTGAGTTCTGATGAATCAGTGTTAGCGCCTCAGGAGCCTGCTCACTTGTGACCATGTCGAACTTGAGGGAGTAGTTGAATCAATCATTAATGTGAGAAAGATCAGCACAGTGACAGGAGGCCTGAGGGATACTGAGCAGGGCTACTTCTGCACAAACCCAAATCTGATTCAGGGTGATGAAAGAGTGCAAGAACTCACCAGTGTATCGATGAATCTTTCTATTAAGACTCAAATGTGGCTTTCAAGTGCTGCTTTTAAACTCGTGTTTGGGCTTGTTGCAAACACGTGCTTTTCCCCTTTCACTTAAAATGCAGTAAGAACAGAGCAAACCCTGCTGGGCCATGAGCATTGTTTGGCCGATGCTGTGATAGATATTTGAGAGAGTAAGCTGTACAGTGGCTCGACGTTCCGCAGCAAAGGGATTGAGGAGTCGATTATTTTGTGCGGTATATTTGCCATCTGTAGTTGATGTGGTTTCTTTGCGCTCAGATACTCGAATGTCACCAACCAGAGTTGTGAATGTAGCAGCTCCGGTCTAATTTACTGCATCACAGACCTGATCCGGGAGCAGCATCTCGTGGATGTTTTTGTGAATTTATCGAGCAGCATCTCTCCTGCTGGAACACCTGTTGGCCTGTGAGGGACTCCATGGAGGAGGATGTTGGTCCTGTGTGGTGCAGTCCGGCTGCAGAATGGTTTCTCATGGCGGGACACTGTGTTCCAGCAGCTGACACACAACCAGTGGTGTGACTGAGCTCCGTGGGCCTGGCTGACCTGCACCCCGGAGGCTGACCTGCACCCCGGAGGCTGACCTGctgcccccgccccccccccctcggatcacacagagacacacagcctctctctctt from Pleuronectes platessa chromosome 10, fPlePla1.1, whole genome shotgun sequence harbors:
- the wnt4b gene encoding wingless-type MMTV integration site family, member 4b; its protein translation is MPTVSTVNLSAPLLLLLLWAANPTMATNWLSLARLPRSRPVSGAAPCARLRGLTPGQVGVCRARGEVMESVRKAAEMVIEECQHQFRNRRWNCSTTPRGINVFGRVMNQGTREAAFVHALSSAAVAVAVTRACTRGELERCGCDRKVRGVSPEGFQWSGCSDNLSYGVAFSQTFVDEPERAKGLSAGRPLMNLHNNEAGRKAILHNMQVECKCHGVSGSCELRTCWKVMPPFRRVGVGLKERFDGATEVRLTRIGSRTALLPRDPQVKPPAARDLLYLSPSPDFCHLDPENGIPGTAGRRCNGTSRLAPDGCELVCCGPGYRAGRAEVVQRCSCKFSWCCSVRCQQCKNTVTIHTCRV
- the cdc42l gene encoding cell division cycle 42, like, which translates into the protein MQTIKCVVVGDGAVGKTCLLISYTTNKFPSEYVPTVFDNYAVTVMIGGEPYTLGLFDTAGQEDYDRLRPLSYPQTDVFLVCFSVVSPSSFENVKEKWVPEISHHCPRTPFLLVGTQMDLREDSNTIEKLAKNKQRPLYPEMGEKLARELKAVKYVECSALTQRGLKNVFDEAILAALEPPETKTKRKCILL